The genomic segment tcaactttatggttgtatggcaaccggtcgtcatagagtagagacaaccattactgccaatGTCAAGTATAGGGATCACATTTGTCCATAGATAATGTCCATAAAAGTACTTCCAAAGGTATCACTATTTCCTGAAACAGGACAACACAACACCACATATAAgcacataaaaacaaaacaaacatcacaAGGCATGATTAATATTGGTtaaaacataaatgattataacttAATATCATACTTTTGTATGTAATTGCACAGTAATTTTATGAACGACGtgttagtaaataataatagggaTTTCGCGTTAATGGGCCTAGGAATTTTCGAAGGAAGGATATCGTATAATGAAATAGGTCGTAAAGGGCAATTAAAAAGTATATGATCTGTGGAGCCTTCTTCAGTTTCACAGTCACACATGGGCGTGTTACGTAAGTTTAATTTAAACAGATGTAGAGGGGTGCATGTATGGCCAATGCGCAACCGACAAACAACCGAGGTGGATCGTTTATCCGCCAAGCGGTATCTAGAATACCATGTTTTGGTGGGAATCTCCGGTTGGATATCCCCATAATACCGACCTTTTAGTTGTCTAGAACGATCCCAGTTCTTTTGCCAGGATTTATTCAGATCAGGCTTAGCCGCGCACTTGAGATCTAGTGCATAAAACTGAAAATGATCAGAGCTTCCCGATGTTGCAGCATCCTTAGCAAATGAGTCAACCACTTCGTTCCCTCTGATGCCCGTATGACTTGGAATCCAGGCAATAACTACCTCGGTGTTATTAATATAGCATTCGTACAGCATTTCTTTAATTTGGAAAATTAGCGGATGTATAGAACTAGAGATAAATAGGTTTGAGTCAATGGCATAAAGGCAGCTCAAAGAATCTGAAAAAATTATAGATTTGTTAAACTTATGAACCCGAATAAATTTGACGGCCTCTAATAGGGCAATAGCTTCGCCTGTAAACACCGTGCAGACGGGAGGGCATTTAAAGCTTAAAAGGGTCGAATATTTAGGCATCCAGACAGCGGCACCGATCCGCCCATCTTCAGCCTTTGAAGCATCTGTATACAAGTGTAACCAGTCATTCCAATCACTATTGATTTTATCATTAAAGAGGGCATTTGCCCCAGGTGAGTCTTTCAAAATACCAAAACTCTTCAAAATATTCGGTTTAAAAAGGAGTGCTTCAAAAGGAGTCGAAAAAAGAGGATTTATGTTTGCTTGGTGAACTTTATagtttaaaactttaaattttttaaaacttttgatGAGATGGGGGAGATCCTTATTATTCCAGTATTGATTTTTTGGTATTATGCATGAGAGAGATTCTAGTTTTGATAGGAGAGGATGTTTATTGTATTGCAcaattttcgagaaaaatctGTCTGAAAGGTACGttctacggatggataggggagGGTCACCAGCTTCTACTTGTAGAGCATTTGTAGGCGAAGATTTCATTGCTCCCAGTATAATTCTCAAGCACTGATATTGAATTTTATCCAAAGTTCTTAAAGCAGTCTTGTTGCAAGGCTCTAATATAAAAGACCCGTAGTCAAAAATTGACCTGACTATAGCGTTGTAAACTAATTTTTGGGTGTATGGATGGGATCCCCACCATACACCCGATAAACAGCGCAATATATTAATGTTCCTCTCACATTTGTCAACAATATAATTGAGATGATCTTTACCTGACATAGTCGAGTCCAAGTAAATACCTAGAAATTTTACGCCATTACTAACAGGAATTCGTTTTCCTGCGAAGGTAATATCTACATCCGGGACAGATCTTTTTCTGGTAAACACCACCACAGAACTCTTCTCTACCGATAATGATAAACCATGTTCATCAAGCCAGTTTTCTAGGTATTGAAGGGCATGGTTAAGCTTGCCGGTTGCTTCCTCTAAAGAGTCGGACGAGGCGTACAAGACCAAGTCATCCGCATACTGAAGGACATTACAAAAGGAATTAACACAGACCTCTAAGTCGTACGTATACAGGCTGTAGAGCAGAGGACTGAGTACAGAACCCTGCGGCAAGCCCCGCCAGACACGCCTCGGTTCAAGAAGGGAGCCATGGACACGAACCTGGATTGATCTCTCCATCAACAAATTACAAACGAAATAAGCTAGCCTCACGGGAATGTTCAGATTAAGGAGCTTCTCCCTGAGCACCGGAAGCAGCACACTGTCATAAGCAGCAGAGATATCCAAAAATACCCCCACCAAAAACTGGTTGTTGGAGAGAGCAATCCTGATATCAGTAGATAGGATGGCCAAACTATCTGTGGTACTCATGCCTTTACGGAAACCGAACTGGCTCTCGGCTAAAATCACCTCACTTTCCACAAACCATTCCAATCTTCTCTTAAGCATGTGTTCCATAATCTTACAAAGGGTTGATGATAGGGCAATAGGTCTAAAAGAAGTACTTTTAGAGGGGTCTTTTCCTGGTTTTAGGATTGGAATAATTATCTGCCTTTTCCAAGATTCCGGAACATACGCTGTTTCaaagaatttattaattaataagagATAAAGGGTTTTGGTGTATTGGCcggctttctttaaaaaagaatatgGGATCCCATCCACCCCAGGGGATGAGTCCCTAAGGTATTCAAGGGCTGATCGTAGCTCGACGTTAGAAAAAGGGTTATTAAATGCATGATGAGGAAAAGAAGAAGGGTACGGCATGGGCAAGCAGTCATGATTAGGGGCCGAAAGAGGAGCTAAACTGTTAGTAAATGCGTGAATCCATCTAGAGTAATCATTAGAGTCACAATTACGAAAAGAGAAGGAGCCCCTAAAGCGTTTTATGGAACGCCACATCAAGGTAGGAGGAGTGCGAGGGGAAAGGGATTGACAAAAACGCAACCATgaagattttttcttttttttgaaaaagCGCTTCGTCATTGCAGtaactttttttaatagaaCATAGTTCTCTGTCGTTATCATGAGGCAGTAGTTGGTTTCAGCTTCTTTGCGTCTCTGGTACATTTCAGTACATTCTGCATCCCACCAAGGGGGAGAGATCTTAGTACCAACCTTTGTCTTTTTAGCTGGGATATTGTCATCTGCAGCTTTACAGATACCTTGAACAAAAAGGCCGTATGCCTCCTCAACATTAGAGTCATTGATGGTGGGGACAGAGTGCGAATGAATATCGGCGTCAATGGAATAATTATCCCAGTTCGCACGaggaataatatattttaatagaggTTCAAATGGTCTGACTGAAGGAGACGGTTGATCGAAAgaaataacaataacataatgATCACTACCATATTTCTCCGATAAGATTTGCCATGAGGTCATAGACCTAATGTCTGCTGAGCACATTGAAAGGTCTACAGCACTTACTCTACGATCTGGAGCAGTATAACGCGTTGGAGAACCATCGTTTAAAAGGCAAAGATTTCTGAAGTCCATCAGGTCAACCAGATCACACCCAAGGGGGTCATAATCGGGTCCACCCCATATTACATGTGAAACGTTAAAGTCTCCTACAATAATAATAGGACCAGAAAGTTGAGAAATTAATAGCTCAATATCAGAAATAGAGATTACGTTTGGATGAGGAATATAAATACAAAGTATggaaaaattttgaattttgactgCTACAGCATTGATTCCTACTATAGCTGGGAGAGGGATACGGTTATAAGTAATTGAGGATTTAATGAAAATGGCAGTACCAGCGTGACCATCAGTTCTGTCGTCCCGAAGACAAGAGTATCCCGGGAGCCTAAAATAGGACCCCGGTTTAAACCAGGTCTCCGAGATGGCAAAGACTGCAGGGTCATGGGAGTTAATCATATGCAAGATTTCATGCTTCTTGGGACGAAGACTCTGTGCATTCCATTGTATGATCTTGAATTTTGGTAATGACTTGGTTAAGATCCTTTAGCATGTTGGCAACGTGGTACGGTGGTGAAAAGTCATTGTATCTATTTAGAATGTTCATAAGAAGGTTCACGAGGAGGTCCAAAAGGTTGTCAGTCTTTGGGCCCGTATGACATGGTcacagtcatattagaaaggacggatgagggcaagaagatcttcaacctgaagacttgttgcggtctatctggccttaaagtcgaaactccccataagggaggccccccaacgcagtgtcatagatgccaactttacgggcattctagtaggcattgccatgccaagcctaggtgcgtaaagtgcctaggggatcacgctacctcggattgccttagaggcaaaaacgaggtagaaccccctagctgtgtgctgtgtggtcagcaaggtcatcctgcgaactatcgcggatgcaccaaggctccacgcacccaccacaaggtagcccaacgaagggcagcccgcgctgccgcttcccaacccggtcccactaaagcccatatggccccttcctcgcactctactcgcgatttcccggctctgccactcacgcagaccaaactcgcgccgcagcgtccatccgcatggactcgtcccccggcaatcgtccgacccacaaatccgccccgcgcccaacctagtagcaatttaggtattcctgcagcccctctcgcgcctcgtccggttcctgcgttggcccctcaggcctctgcatttcctgtcaaccagtttagagaatttagtattctctttaagtcggcccttagtcaacttgacagtttattagactccctgtcccaatttaaacctaataatggattgtacgaataaaagtagagtcaaaccgcgttcccttacaataggttttttcaatgctgatggcatcttaggtcaacgtgcagagattcacgagtttgtaaaacaccatcaggtagatattttattagtgcaggaatctttcctcaaaccctctaaccgcgaccccaagatggcaaattataatctagtgcgaaacgacaggacctgcgcgcccaaagggggcactctcatttattataaaaagtcacttcactgtatccccatagacccacctgccctcactgacattgaggcttcgatctgtcgagtaggcatgacaggacatcagccgatcacattagtgtcggcttatctatctcctaataactctaagaggttacttagaaatgacctcgaagccctctttaatctcagtaattcagtcataattgcaggcgatcttaacgctaaacatctttcttggagttgcttaacaacaaacacaagaggcagggtattagaaactctagccgagcccctctattatgatataataacaccattgcagcccactagatatccccctgacttgaaccacagaccagaaatactcgacttggcgcttctaaagaacataaacttacgtttatgttctatagaagtactacacgagttacaatccgaccaccgacctgttatattaaaactaggatcccgtttagacgcccctgataatccagcaccccctaagacagtgctggactgggagaaggtggccgaaggcctccagtcttccagttcagtgtacttagatagtatcccagtagaaataacctccttagaggaggcctcgacagctattaactccctcacggatcacgtgaggtcggttttgaacgaaagttcaaaacaggttccggagatggaagaccatcgctggaaactgcctaccgacatccgtgatctgctaacggagaaaaacgcagccacccgcgcatatgattccaatcgcaacgaggaatgtcgccgtcatttgcgtctcttgcagcatactgtaagaaaacgtataaatgacatgcgacagaatcggtgggataatcttttgagcggcattgagccccaccaccaggccatctggcagctgtctaggtctcttcaaaaggatacggttgttcctactccccctctcaataggcctaaccaaccccccgctttcgacgatgacgaaaaatccgaatgccttgccgacagtctcgaagcccaatgctcgcccagcactctccctatcgatcgtaggcacctctcgacggtgaactctgaagttcagcgtagggcttctgtacctcccaccgatcctcctcttccacaggtaactgaggaagaggtactaggtattatcaaaagatttcatacccgaaaagcccctggctcagacggtatcacgaatcgtgtccttaaaaacttcggtgctcccctcatctgcttactaacggcaatattcaacgtcgccttgagcaactgcgtctttccacagcagtggaaagaagcaattgtaattggtataccaaagcctgggaaacctaaaaacgaaccttcgagttaccgccccataagtctcctcaattccatggggaaggtttatgagcggctcatatttgctagattacgggactacgccgaatccaatagtcttattccaccagagcagtttggttttagaaccaaacactcctgcgttcaacaagtgcaccgtattgttgaacatatatctagtagattaaacttaaaaaaacctgtcgctacgggagcgctcttcttcgatgtggcgaaagcgttcgacaaagtctggcacaacggcttgatctacaagctttattcactgggagtgccagaccgtctcgtgcacatcatacgagacttcctctcaaatcgaacctttcgctaccgcgtggaggggacgctctcgtcaccgcacccgatacatgccggagtcccacaaggctccgtcctctcccctttactattttcattatatactagtgacattcccaaatcccctaataccgaattagctttatttgcggatgatacagccatctattcttcgtgccgtggtcgagttatgatgaccggaatcctccaacgcgcggccaatgccttgggcaagtggtttcgcaaatggagaatcgaggtaaacccggagaaaagtgcagcggtgtacttttcaaagggctattataacacgccacggtcacgccgtcaacttaaagtcatcaagatgtttggcaagccgatcccttgggaggagcaagtcaaatatctcggcgtagtcttagatagacgtcttactttcaaggcccatatcaaacgtgtgcgcgatcgcgccgcgtttgtaatgggccgtcttcactgtctccttaacaagcgaagtaaattgtcccttaggaataaggtgaaaatctacacgacttgcatccgtccgatcatgacctatgcaggggtagttttcgctcatgcgagtccctctcaaatccaccgtctacaggtaatacaaaatcgtttcatgcggaaagccacgggagctccgtggttccttcgcaatgaaaatctgcacattgacctaggtctgccaaccattgcccaatggctcaaattagcttccaaacgttttttcgattctgctccgcaccacccaaatcccctggtagttgcggcttccgagtacattccgcttagggacggtactgaaaagtatcggcgtccgaaggacgtaatatacgatcccgacgacccgatcactttagccatagaggcagccaatcagctcgcgacaccaaacacttcaggaccccgataccgaccccgccggcgtggtcgacgatttccctcattcagcgcttatcgctatcgacccactagggtcgattaattctttcaaatatttttcctctcagacgacgccctgagccgaggttcgcgcccaactgggcaccctcaggcctgttgtcttaaacgttgtaccgggtgagagccttcagcgctccccatttgtccggccaagtagttaatgccatctgcggcaaatctacaataagtcacgtcaaaaaaaaaaaaaaaaaaaaaaaaaaaaagtcagtCTTTGGGGCAGGAGAGTTGACTAAACAAACTCCGTTATTAGGGGCTGGAGGGTCCCTGTCTGCAATGAGGGCCTGATGGGTTCCAGTGTCATACCCCTGACTAGAGGGGGCTCTAGGGCGGGCTGGCTTGATCACGGTTTTTTTGTAACTGGTTTGTGACGTTACTCTGTGGCCCTCGGAATATGAAGGTTGAGAAGATGGAGCAGGGACTAACGGAGACAACATAGTTTTTGCTACATCAGCATAAGCCCGACGAACTTGGGGGACCTTGGCAGAAGCCTCAGGGAAAGAGATATTTTCTTGGGCCATTGTTATTTTAATCACTTTCTGTCGCCCGAGCTCTGGACAAGATTTGTTTGTAGCAAAATGCCTGCCCAAGCAGAGCACGCAGGAGGCATCTTCCTCTTTTACTGGACAACTATTACCAGGGTGGGGTTGGGTACAACGATAACAGCGTGGCTTACTGGATCGGCACACACCTGCAATGTGACCAAATCTGCAACAATTGTGGCATTGGATGGTAGGCAGTTCATAAATTTCTACTGGAAGGGAAGTATAGAagcagaatattttttttggcagGGTTTGTCCAGTGAAAGTGATAACTAGGGTGCCAGTAGGGACCCATTCAATATTACCATCTTTGGTAACTTTTCGGTTTAGTCTGCGCACTTTGCAAATGTGGCCACAACCCAGTGGCAGCTCAACATTCTCCACAAACTCTGAAAGGCTCCAATCGGTAGGAACGCCACGAACAATTCCCATTCTGGTCACATTGTAGGTGGGGATAATGGCAGTCAGGTTGCTTGAGACTAGCATGGGGTTTGTCACAAAATTATTCGCTGCTTCTGGAGTCAGGAACTCAACAGAGATACGATTACGTCCTGCCACCTTGACTCCAGTGCGAGCAACATCGGTTATTTTTGAGTGGGCTAGTAATTTACCAAATTGGATTGGGTTGATTGTAGTGCCAGCTTTAGGATGCGACTCTAACCGCGAAACATGTACAATAAACGGGCCGTCGTCATTTTCGGTATAGACTTTTGTTTCGTTTTCATGAGTCCATACATTTTGCAAGGAGTCGGATGGAGGAACTCTCGATTTCTTGGGAATATCACTATTTGAGTCTATGTTATCCCTACGTTTACGGCTTGGGGGCAGCGCATCGACCATTTCTGCTTCTTGGATAGGGGGATCGCCATGTTGTGCGAGAGCACGTGGATCCGGAGGGTCCGGCGGCTCGCTAGGAATCGACGACATTGCCGTCGATTCCCAGCGTTATAAAAGCACAAACACTTACCTTTCTACTAAAGGACAACACACCACAATAAGTTAGTACACAGGGGGAATGTAAGGCAACAAAAACCACGAAATTTTGGGACAATCTCAACAACGCGTGTGAAATCCTTAACACCCAACTTGGCAGTCTGTAAATGCATGTAATTGTATGGCCAGTGCGCTTGTTGTCGTTGTCAAAAgtgacatatatattttttgaagagTTTAACGGCTCTGGCCTAGTAGTTTTTAAGGCTGTCTAATGAATGTCGCTAAACGAATTCTGCCACGCAAGATTTCGTTCGAGCGTCACAGTCTGAGGTTACAGTGG from the Pectinophora gossypiella chromosome 11, ilPecGoss1.1, whole genome shotgun sequence genome contains:
- the LOC126370659 gene encoding RNA-directed DNA polymerase from mobile element jockey isoform X2; protein product: MINSHDPAVFAISETWFKPGSYFRLPGYSCLRDDRTDGHAGTAIFIKSSITYNRIPLPAIVGINAVAVKIQNFSILCIYIPHPNVISISDIELLISQLSGPIIIVGDFNVSHVIWGGPDYDPLGCDLVDLMDFRNLCLLNDGSPTRYTAPDRRVSAVDLSMCSADIRSMTSWQILSEKYGSDHYVIVISFDQPSPSVRPFEPLLKYIIPRANWDNYSIDADIHSHSVPTINDSNVEEAYGLFVQGICKAADDNIPAKKTKVGTKISPPWWDAECTEMYQRRKEAETNYCLMITTENYVLLKKVTAMTKRFFKKKKKSSWLRFCQSLSPRTPPTLMWRSIKRFRGSFSFRNCDSNDYSRWIHAFTNSLAPLSAPNHDCLPMPYPSSFPHHAFNNPFSNVELRSALEYLRDSSPGVDGIPYSFLKKAGQYTKTLYLLLINKFFETAYVPESWKRQIIIPILKPGKDPSKSTSFRPIALSSTLCKIMEHMLKRRLEWFVESEVILAESQFGFRKGMSTTDSLAILSTDIRIALSNNQFLVGVFLDISAAYDSVLLPVLREKLLNLNIPVRLAYFVCNLLMERSIQVRVHGSLLEPRRVWRGLPQGSVLSPLLYSLYTYDLEVCVNSFCNVLQYADDLVLYASSDSLEEATGKLNHALQYLENWLDEHGLSLSVEKSSVVVFTRKRSVPDVDITFAGKRIPVSNGVKFLGIYLDSTMSDSLSCLYAIDSNLFISSSIHPLIFQIKEMLYECYINNTEVVIAWIPSHTGIRGNEVVDSFAKDAATSGSSDHFQFYALDLKCAAKPDLNKSWQKNWDRSRQLKGNSDTFGSTFMDIIYGQM
- the LOC126370659 gene encoding RNA-directed DNA polymerase from mobile element jockey isoform X1; its protein translation is MINSHDPAVFAISETWFKPGSYFRLPGYSCLRDDRTDGHAGTAIFIKSSITYNRIPLPAIVGINAVAVKIQNFSILCIYIPHPNVISISDIELLISQLSGPIIIVGDFNVSHVIWGGPDYDPLGCDLVDLMDFRNLCLLNDGSPTRYTAPDRRVSAVDLSMCSADIRSMTSWQILSEKYGSDHYVIVISFDQPSPSVRPFEPLLKYIIPRANWDNYSIDADIHSHSVPTINDSNVEEAYGLFVQGICKAADDNIPAKKTKVGTKISPPWWDAECTEMYQRRKEAETNYCLMITTENYVLLKKVTAMTKRFFKKKKKSSWLRFCQSLSPRTPPTLMWRSIKRFRGSFSFRNCDSNDYSRWIHAFTNSLAPLSAPNHDCLPMPYPSSFPHHAFNNPFSNVELRSALEYLRDSSPGVDGIPYSFLKKAGQYTKTLYLLLINKFFETAYVPESWKRQIIIPILKPGKDPSKSTSFRPIALSSTLCKIMEHMLKRRLEWFVESEVILAESQFGFRKGMSTTDSLAILSTDIRIALSNNQFLVGVFLDISAAYDSVLLPVLREKLLNLNIPVRLAYFVCNLLMERSIQVRVHGSLLEPRRVWRGLPQGSVLSPLLYSLYTYDLEVCVNSFCNVLQYADDLVLYASSDSLEEATGKLNHALQYLENWLDEHGLSLSVEKSSVVVFTRKRSVPDVDITFAGKRIPVSNGVKFLGIYLDSTMSDSLSCLYAIDSNLFISSSIHPLIFQIKEMLYECYINNTEVVIAWIPSHTGIRGNEVVDSFAKDAATSGSSDHFQFYALDLKCAAKPDLNKSWQKNWDRSRQLKGRYYGDIQPEIPTKTWYSRYRLADKRSTSVVCRLRIGHTCTPLHLFKLNLRNTPMCDCETEEGSTDHILFNCPLRPISLYDILPSKIPRPINAKSLLLFTNTSFIKLLCNYIQKK